The Nitrospira sp. genome has a segment encoding these proteins:
- a CDS encoding Na+/H+ antiporter — MDSLHQLEVIILLLAVVLVLTTVAQRILIPYPILLVIGGLLLAIVPGMPTVTLNPDLIFLVFLPPILWAAAYFTSWRDFRRNIRPISLLAVGLVLATTAAVAGVAHAVLGFGWAEAVALGAIVSPPDAVSATAIGKRLNMPRRIVTILEGESLVNDATALVLYQAAVAAVVSGGFVVGEALLHFVYAAVAGVMVGVLVGWVTRRALHAIGDSFTEIAATLLAPYVAWVIGEVIHASAVLSCVAGGLYLRQHFSKVVAPITRLHGRAVWDLVVFVLNGVIFILIGLQLGTLRETVPSDRLWSLAIGGTLISGAAIVVRLAWVPLSATIPRYLSPTLRARDPLPPWPHIFLVAWTGMRGIVTLAAAMALPVSIGTGTPFPFRSEIILLSFTVILATLVVQGLTLPPLIRTLGVSGGSEGEEEEMQARHQAAGAALSRLSELTKEDWPKPTHVEQLELHYGRRLRRFSPDAEIDPDCKKETSEAFLRLREKTLAAERSALIRLRDEGTISDEVLHRLEQELDVEALRLGLGEQRHRG; from the coding sequence ATGGATAGTCTGCATCAGCTTGAGGTCATTATTCTGCTGCTTGCCGTCGTCCTGGTTCTGACGACGGTAGCACAACGAATTCTGATCCCTTACCCGATTCTGCTGGTGATCGGCGGGCTCCTCTTGGCCATTGTCCCGGGGATGCCCACGGTCACGCTCAACCCCGACCTCATCTTTTTGGTATTCCTGCCGCCCATCCTTTGGGCGGCCGCCTATTTCACATCCTGGCGAGATTTCCGCCGGAACATCCGTCCGATCTCACTCTTGGCGGTGGGGCTTGTACTGGCGACCACGGCGGCTGTCGCCGGAGTCGCCCATGCTGTGTTGGGGTTCGGTTGGGCTGAAGCCGTTGCACTCGGCGCCATCGTTTCTCCACCGGACGCCGTATCGGCCACCGCCATCGGCAAACGGCTCAACATGCCGCGCCGGATCGTCACGATCCTGGAAGGCGAAAGTCTTGTCAACGATGCAACGGCATTGGTCCTCTATCAGGCCGCCGTCGCAGCAGTCGTCAGCGGCGGTTTCGTGGTGGGAGAGGCGCTGCTCCACTTTGTGTATGCTGCGGTTGCGGGCGTCATGGTCGGAGTTCTGGTCGGATGGGTGACGCGAAGGGCGCTCCATGCCATTGGGGACAGCTTTACCGAGATCGCAGCGACGTTATTGGCTCCCTACGTGGCATGGGTGATTGGCGAAGTGATCCATGCCTCCGCCGTACTGTCCTGCGTTGCCGGTGGCTTATACCTACGGCAACACTTCAGCAAGGTAGTCGCGCCGATCACCAGGCTCCATGGACGTGCCGTGTGGGATTTGGTCGTATTCGTGCTGAACGGTGTGATCTTCATCCTGATCGGTTTGCAGCTCGGCACACTCCGAGAGACCGTTCCCTCGGATCGACTGTGGTCTCTCGCTATCGGCGGGACGCTCATTAGTGGGGCAGCCATCGTCGTTCGATTGGCATGGGTTCCCTTGAGCGCGACAATCCCCCGATACCTGAGCCCAACGCTCCGCGCCCGAGATCCGCTGCCGCCATGGCCGCATATTTTTTTGGTGGCCTGGACGGGCATGCGGGGAATTGTGACCTTGGCTGCAGCGATGGCGTTGCCGGTATCAATCGGCACCGGCACACCATTTCCCTTCCGGTCTGAAATCATCCTCCTCAGCTTTACAGTGATTCTTGCCACGTTAGTCGTCCAAGGGCTGACGTTGCCTCCGTTGATCCGGACACTCGGAGTGAGCGGCGGTTCGGAGGGAGAGGAGGAAGAAATGCAGGCTCGCCACCAGGCTGCCGGCGCGGCATTGTCCCGTCTGAGCGAATTGACAAAGGAAGATTGGCCGAAACCGACTCATGTCGAACAATTGGAATTACATTATGGCCGACGCCTGCGGCGTTTCTCGCCGGATGCCGAGATCGATCCTGATTGTAAGAAAGAAACGAGCGAAGCCTTTCTTCGGCTCAGAGAAAAGACCTTGGCAGCCGAACGTTCGGCGTTGATTCGGCTCCGGGATGAGGGCACGATCAGCGACGAAGTGTTGCACCGCTTGGAACAGGAGCTGGATGTCGAAGCGCTCCGTCTCGGCTTAGGCGAGCAACGACACAGGGGCTGA
- a CDS encoding ABC-type transport auxiliary lipoprotein family protein codes for MPDFIGVCLVVLVLGGCVNLDRSYPEKHSYILEAVHPGETRASIPETVLKVRKFRVSPAFEGKELVYRTSDARYEGDFYNEWFVPPNAMITQQVMNWLTRAGLFQYVMGSSGPLPATHMLEGTLTALYGDYRATPAKAVLVVQFFLLHEASGQAEVLWHQEYRKEVNVMEQKPEALVSGWNEALRLILSALDEDLTRTIRRQ; via the coding sequence GTGCCGGATTTCATCGGCGTCTGCCTTGTCGTGCTCGTGCTTGGCGGTTGCGTGAATCTCGACAGGAGCTATCCGGAGAAGCACTCCTATATTCTGGAGGCGGTACACCCAGGTGAGACGCGTGCCTCGATTCCTGAGACCGTCCTGAAGGTTCGAAAATTTCGAGTCTCGCCGGCTTTTGAAGGAAAGGAGTTGGTGTATCGCACGAGCGATGCACGTTACGAAGGAGACTTCTACAACGAGTGGTTTGTCCCACCCAATGCCATGATCACCCAACAGGTCATGAACTGGCTGACAAGGGCCGGCCTGTTTCAGTATGTCATGGGTTCGTCAGGGCCATTGCCCGCCACGCACATGCTCGAGGGGACCCTGACGGCACTATATGGAGATTATCGTGCGACTCCTGCAAAGGCTGTTCTGGTTGTCCAATTCTTCCTCCTTCATGAGGCGTCAGGTCAGGCAGAGGTTCTGTGGCATCAGGAGTATCGGAAAGAAGTGAACGTCATGGAACAGAAGCCCGAGGCGCTCGTGTCCGGCTGGAATGAGGCTCTTCGCCTTATCTTGAGTGCTCTTGATGAAGACCTCACTCGAACAATCCGGCGTCAGTGA
- a CDS encoding MlaD family protein: MSAKANYHKIGVFLVLGLVTAIIAIVALSGGKWFKKVVYWESYFDESVQGLAVGSPIKYRGVQVGTVEAIDFVGDVYRAELGKEDLQRYGRYILVRGAAADLAPHLTEEEKKAERGGRITAGLRVRLASQGVTGVVYLEADYLDPEEYPALEVPWKPQAVYLPSAPSNLSILGTALHTIARDLEKADIHTIARHLDSLVLEVTKVAKDTNMQALSSQTGRVLAELERIAQQGRLVLERPELISIVSDAARTMEGAKNLVMELSHISKQIRIASDRFPDASNRLEKSLRRVDTLLANKSQDIEDTVENLRIISENLRGITDNAKQYPAQVFLGEPPPRAGATKR; the protein is encoded by the coding sequence ATGAGCGCCAAGGCCAACTATCATAAGATCGGCGTCTTTCTCGTGCTCGGATTGGTCACAGCGATCATCGCGATCGTCGCGCTGAGTGGAGGGAAGTGGTTCAAGAAGGTGGTGTATTGGGAAAGCTATTTTGACGAATCCGTCCAAGGCCTCGCGGTCGGATCGCCGATCAAGTATCGCGGCGTGCAGGTCGGAACGGTCGAAGCGATCGATTTCGTGGGCGATGTCTATCGGGCAGAACTCGGCAAAGAAGACTTGCAGCGCTATGGGCGCTATATCCTCGTCCGTGGAGCCGCCGCTGATCTGGCGCCCCATCTCACGGAAGAAGAAAAAAAAGCGGAGCGTGGCGGCAGGATTACAGCGGGGCTTCGGGTCCGGCTGGCCTCGCAAGGCGTGACTGGCGTGGTGTACTTAGAAGCGGATTACCTCGATCCGGAAGAGTATCCGGCACTAGAAGTGCCGTGGAAACCTCAAGCTGTGTATCTGCCTTCTGCTCCGAGCAACCTGAGTATATTGGGTACTGCTCTCCATACCATAGCCAGAGATCTGGAAAAAGCCGACATCCACACAATAGCCAGACATCTCGATAGCCTTGTACTGGAAGTGACGAAAGTGGCCAAAGACACAAATATGCAAGCATTGAGTAGCCAGACAGGCCGAGTGCTGGCCGAGCTTGAGAGGATCGCTCAACAAGGTCGCCTGGTTCTGGAGCGCCCTGAGTTGATAAGCATCGTGTCGGACGCAGCCCGCACGATGGAAGGGGCAAAAAACTTGGTCATGGAGTTGTCACACATCTCCAAACAGATTAGGATCGCGTCCGACAGGTTTCCAGATGCCTCGAACCGGTTGGAGAAGAGCCTCCGGCGAGTAGACACGCTGCTCGCAAATAAGAGTCAAGATATCGAGGACACAGTGGAGAATCTCCGAATCATCTCAGAGAACCTTCGGGGAATAACCGACAATGCGAAACAATATCCCGCTCAAGTGTTCTTGGGCGAACCTCCGCCTCGGGCAGGGGCAACAAAGCGATAA
- a CDS encoding ATP-binding cassette domain-containing protein produces the protein MLPNEDRPIIQVQHFTAAYDGSVVIDDISFEIHRGEVFAILGGSGSGKSTLLKHMIGLYRPAAGQIFIGGKDIVTAEGEERINILKGIGVAYQMGALFGSMTLLENVRLPLEEYTALPSDAMDLIARMKLKLVGLETFLDYLPSELSGGMQKRAAIARAMALDPHILFLDEPSAGLDPITSAELDRLILDLARNLAITFVIVTHELSSIYSIADRVIMLDKGVKKIVAIGRPQELREQATNPWVRQFLNPAVSTETAGKDRGGER, from the coding sequence ATGCTCCCGAATGAGGACAGGCCCATCATTCAAGTGCAACACTTCACCGCCGCCTACGATGGCTCAGTGGTGATCGACGACATCTCTTTCGAGATCCATCGTGGCGAGGTCTTCGCCATTCTCGGGGGATCCGGCAGTGGCAAGAGCACATTGCTGAAACACATGATCGGTCTTTACCGGCCCGCCGCCGGGCAGATCTTCATCGGCGGGAAGGACATCGTGACGGCCGAGGGAGAGGAGCGCATCAATATTCTCAAGGGCATCGGGGTCGCGTATCAGATGGGCGCCCTGTTCGGTTCCATGACCCTGTTGGAAAATGTCCGGCTGCCTCTGGAAGAATACACAGCCCTTCCGTCGGATGCCATGGATTTGATCGCTCGCATGAAACTCAAGTTGGTCGGGCTGGAAACGTTCCTGGATTACCTGCCGTCCGAACTCAGCGGCGGCATGCAGAAACGTGCGGCCATCGCGCGCGCCATGGCGCTTGACCCGCACATTCTCTTTCTGGATGAGCCCTCTGCGGGACTCGACCCGATTACCTCGGCAGAACTCGACCGATTGATTCTCGACCTTGCCCGCAATCTTGCGATCACGTTCGTCATCGTCACACATGAGCTGTCGAGCATTTACAGCATCGCCGATCGGGTGATCATGTTGGACAAGGGGGTCAAAAAGATCGTCGCGATAGGACGGCCTCAGGAGTTACGCGAGCAGGCCACCAATCCCTGGGTGCGTCAATTTCTTAATCCTGCTGTGTCGACCGAGACCGCCGGAAAGGACAGGGGTGGAGAGCGATGA
- a CDS encoding MlaE family lipid ABC transporter permease subunit produces the protein MTTVAEASINSLDVRISPDGGTLTLFMTGRWDSGTTGKWWQQGRQLLTQGKPRRLVIDASGVSYCDGAGVAFLIDLQQLQIRTGGDAAIQGLREEVRRLLDIYGRISIERPPGRRREPLSIIEQVGKATAELWRDLQSLLTFVGELAVMLLRAACRPRLVRWRDAWLAAEQSGVDALPIIALIGVLLGLILAFQSAIPMRRFGADIFVANLLGLAMLREMGPLITAIILAGRSGSAFAAELGTMKVREEIDALRTMGLEPVRFLVLPRVIAAVAMIPVLTVFANLFGLMGGAIVMRSLGYPLVTYVNQVLSDVTVGDLMGGLLKSFVYGIVVAAIGCLRGLETKTGASAVGQSTTSAVVSGIVLIAIVDGLFAVVFYALGL, from the coding sequence ATGACTACAGTCGCAGAGGCGTCTATCAATTCGTTGGATGTGCGAATCTCACCCGATGGCGGGACGCTCACGCTCTTTATGACGGGACGGTGGGATTCGGGCACGACCGGGAAGTGGTGGCAACAAGGCCGACAGCTACTGACACAAGGGAAACCACGTCGTCTCGTGATCGATGCGTCAGGCGTGAGCTATTGTGACGGCGCTGGGGTTGCATTCCTGATCGACCTTCAGCAGTTGCAGATCCGCACCGGCGGTGATGCCGCAATTCAAGGGCTGCGGGAAGAAGTCCGGCGCCTTCTGGACATCTATGGGCGCATCTCAATTGAGCGTCCTCCGGGACGCCGCCGTGAGCCGCTTTCGATCATTGAGCAGGTTGGAAAAGCCACGGCTGAATTGTGGCGGGACCTTCAGTCCCTTCTGACCTTCGTCGGGGAGCTGGCGGTGATGTTACTCCGTGCTGCCTGCCGTCCCCGTCTTGTACGATGGCGAGATGCCTGGCTTGCGGCGGAGCAGTCCGGGGTTGATGCGCTTCCCATCATTGCACTGATCGGCGTGCTGCTCGGACTCATCTTGGCGTTTCAGTCCGCCATTCCGATGCGCCGGTTTGGGGCGGACATTTTCGTCGCCAATCTCCTGGGATTAGCGATGCTCCGCGAGATGGGCCCCTTGATCACCGCAATTATCCTGGCCGGCCGGTCCGGTTCGGCTTTTGCCGCAGAACTGGGAACCATGAAGGTCAGGGAAGAAATCGACGCGCTGCGTACGATGGGGCTTGAACCGGTCCGATTCCTCGTTCTGCCGCGTGTCATAGCGGCGGTGGCGATGATCCCGGTCTTGACGGTGTTCGCCAACCTGTTCGGTTTGATGGGAGGAGCGATAGTGATGCGGTCGCTGGGGTATCCGCTGGTCACCTATGTGAACCAAGTCCTGTCGGACGTGACAGTGGGGGACCTCATGGGTGGGCTGCTGAAATCATTCGTCTACGGCATTGTGGTAGCCGCCATCGGCTGCCTTCGCGGTTTGGAGACCAAAACAGGCGCCAGTGCGGTCGGCCAATCGACTACCAGCGCAGTCGTCAGCGGCATCGTGCTCATCGCCATTGTGGATGGCCTCTTTGCCGTGGTTTTCTATGCCTTAGGCTTGTAA
- a CDS encoding FAD-dependent oxidoreductase, producing MTRIIIVGGGFAGVKCARALRKRLSANACEIVLFSQENNMVFYPLLAEVAGAAINPGAVTVPLRQMLPGVRCRTEEVRQIDLVTSEVEYESYDGRPGRVMFDHAVLACGTSVNLSAVPGMADHAFPLKSVGDAMVLRFHVMEQLEKAEVCDDPERRRWYLSFVVVGGGFTGVEVAGEINDLIRASARYYSNFSSREVTVTLVHRRDQILPEVSPTLREFARTKMEEAGIHMVLNGRAISATAEGVELHDGRVLRGATVVCTIGTTAPLLVHRLDVPKEGGRLLTDPDMRVRGVSNLWAVGDCAHIVNAYDGQASPTTGQFAERQGRQAAENIIRALQGESTRPFFFKPLGQLCGIGERKAVAEIMGVRLSGFPAWWLWRTVYLLKSPSWSRRIKVAFDWTWELFFPRDLAHPRVNQTERIARAHYRPGDLIFAEGEPAMSFYVIEQGEVEVLRLDPTGQQQLMAVLGPGEFFGEIALLDGNVRIGSVRARTTVEVLVMGKEVFSKISGALTPFRNLVAQALRWRRPRLNRSLSHAWTALERRPLSEFMEAVPDHRLSPEDTFESTVCMFDGLAVEYLSVLDEKGHLEGIVTRNELFEAFAQGKQPSTKVWDFMRADPLTVTPDDRSLMVGDLMSRHDIDWLPVVENQDNRRLIGLVRSEKMLRWLVEQSSLDFRGPDR from the coding sequence ATGACACGGATTATCATAGTGGGCGGGGGATTTGCCGGGGTGAAGTGCGCAAGGGCTTTGCGGAAGAGGTTGTCGGCGAACGCTTGCGAAATCGTTCTGTTCAGCCAAGAAAACAACATGGTGTTCTATCCGTTGTTGGCCGAAGTGGCTGGGGCCGCGATCAACCCTGGTGCGGTCACGGTGCCGTTGCGTCAGATGCTGCCCGGAGTTCGCTGTCGAACCGAAGAGGTTCGCCAAATCGACCTGGTCACATCCGAAGTGGAATACGAAAGCTACGACGGCCGTCCAGGTCGCGTGATGTTTGATCATGCCGTGCTGGCCTGCGGCACATCGGTCAATCTGAGTGCGGTCCCTGGTATGGCCGACCATGCGTTCCCCCTGAAATCCGTGGGCGATGCCATGGTCTTACGGTTTCACGTGATGGAACAACTTGAAAAAGCGGAAGTCTGCGACGACCCGGAGCGGCGACGCTGGTATCTCTCGTTCGTAGTGGTCGGCGGCGGCTTTACCGGAGTGGAGGTGGCCGGCGAGATCAACGATCTGATCAGAGCCAGCGCGCGGTACTATAGCAACTTCAGCAGCCGTGAAGTCACTGTGACGTTGGTGCACCGCCGCGATCAGATTTTGCCGGAAGTGAGCCCGACATTGCGCGAGTTTGCCCGAACGAAGATGGAGGAAGCCGGCATTCACATGGTACTCAACGGACGCGCCATATCGGCGACGGCCGAGGGCGTCGAGCTGCATGACGGTCGAGTGCTCCGCGGCGCCACGGTCGTTTGCACGATCGGCACCACCGCACCGCTTTTGGTTCATCGGCTCGATGTGCCCAAGGAGGGCGGCCGGCTCCTGACCGATCCGGATATGCGTGTGCGCGGCGTATCGAATCTCTGGGCAGTGGGAGACTGCGCCCACATTGTCAATGCCTATGACGGCCAGGCCTCGCCGACGACCGGGCAGTTTGCCGAACGGCAAGGGCGGCAAGCGGCGGAGAACATCATTCGTGCACTACAGGGTGAATCCACCAGGCCGTTCTTCTTCAAGCCGCTGGGGCAACTGTGCGGGATCGGAGAGCGGAAGGCGGTCGCAGAAATTATGGGTGTGCGTCTCTCCGGGTTTCCGGCTTGGTGGCTGTGGCGAACCGTGTATCTACTGAAATCACCGTCTTGGTCCCGCCGGATCAAAGTTGCGTTCGACTGGACTTGGGAGCTGTTCTTTCCGCGCGACCTGGCGCATCCGAGGGTCAACCAAACGGAACGGATCGCCAGGGCTCATTATCGGCCCGGCGACTTGATCTTTGCCGAAGGTGAGCCGGCGATGAGTTTCTATGTGATCGAACAGGGCGAGGTCGAAGTCCTCCGGCTTGACCCTACAGGACAACAGCAGCTTATGGCGGTGCTTGGACCGGGAGAGTTTTTCGGCGAGATCGCGCTCCTCGACGGCAACGTGCGCATCGGGAGCGTCCGTGCCCGCACCACGGTTGAGGTGCTCGTGATGGGCAAGGAGGTCTTCTCGAAAATTTCCGGAGCGCTGACTCCCTTCCGCAATCTCGTCGCTCAGGCGTTGCGGTGGCGGCGACCCAGATTGAACCGATCCTTGAGCCACGCGTGGACGGCTCTCGAACGCCGACCGCTGTCCGAGTTCATGGAAGCGGTTCCGGACCACCGCCTTTCCCCTGAGGATACGTTTGAAAGCACCGTTTGCATGTTTGATGGGCTTGCGGTGGAATATCTAAGCGTCTTGGATGAGAAGGGACATTTGGAAGGCATTGTCACCAGAAACGAATTGTTTGAAGCTTTTGCGCAAGGGAAGCAGCCGTCAACCAAGGTGTGGGATTTCATGCGCGCCGATCCCCTTACGGTGACTCCGGATGATAGGAGCCTGATGGTCGGCGACTTGATGAGTCGGCACGACATCGACTGGCTCCCCGTGGTCGAGAACCAGGACAATCGTCGTCTGATCGGCCTCGTTCGGTCTGAGAAAATGCTGCGCTGGCTGGTGGAACAATCCTCGCTCGATTTTCGAGGTCCTGACCGGTGA
- a CDS encoding GNAT family N-acetyltransferase, with protein MEFRRAKLEDITAILDVQAANFIGNLEDAERWDGFLSVQFTREQFEEMASDVGIIVAAIEGHLVGYLCASSCEFNRPFPLLAAMMRQFDAIDYHARSLVSSRVFIYGPVCIDRSYRGRGLLRGLYETLQREVAGRYNTGVAFVADDNPHSLHVHVNGVGMAHVGEFAFWGSSITF; from the coding sequence ATGGAATTCAGACGGGCAAAGTTGGAGGACATCACAGCCATTCTCGATGTGCAGGCGGCGAACTTCATCGGTAACCTGGAGGATGCGGAACGCTGGGACGGCTTTTTGTCGGTGCAGTTTACACGTGAGCAATTCGAAGAGATGGCAAGCGATGTCGGGATCATCGTAGCCGCCATCGAAGGACATCTGGTCGGTTACCTCTGCGCCTCCTCCTGTGAATTCAATCGACCATTCCCTCTACTCGCCGCCATGATGCGGCAATTCGATGCAATCGACTATCACGCTCGATCGCTCGTGTCCTCTCGTGTGTTCATCTATGGACCGGTTTGCATCGATCGGTCTTACCGTGGCCGAGGACTCCTCCGCGGACTGTACGAAACGTTACAACGGGAAGTCGCCGGACGGTATAACACTGGTGTCGCCTTCGTCGCCGACGATAATCCTCATTCCCTTCATGTCCACGTGAATGGAGTGGGAATGGCTCATGTCGGAGAGTTTGCCTTTTGGGGAAGCAGTATCACATTCTAG
- a CDS encoding HAD family hydrolase, with the protein MLSVIDGEELLMSPTDIVFLFDVDNTLLDNDRVTEDLQQYLECEVGHERQKRYWTIFEQLRVELGYADYLGALQRYRAEYPRDPHLLTVSHFLINYPFADRLYPSALAVIEHVTRWGTVVILSDGDVVFQPRKVERSGLFKAVQGRVLIYIHKERELDDVEQLYPAEHYLLIDDKLRILSAVKTRWGSRVTTVFPRQGHYALDQQILARFPPADVTIDRIGDLLDHDFSTVRRCKNRMN; encoded by the coding sequence ATGCTGAGCGTCATTGATGGAGAAGAGCTGCTTATGTCGCCTACAGACATCGTCTTCCTGTTCGACGTGGACAACACGTTGCTGGACAACGATCGGGTGACCGAGGACTTGCAACAATATCTTGAGTGCGAAGTCGGTCATGAGCGTCAGAAACGATATTGGACGATCTTCGAACAGTTGCGGGTCGAGTTGGGCTATGCGGATTATTTAGGGGCCCTTCAACGGTATCGTGCCGAGTATCCGAGGGACCCGCATTTGTTGACGGTCTCTCATTTTCTGATCAATTATCCGTTCGCCGACCGGTTGTACCCGAGCGCGCTCGCGGTCATCGAACATGTCACGCGCTGGGGCACAGTGGTGATCCTCTCGGACGGTGACGTGGTGTTTCAGCCAAGAAAGGTCGAGCGATCCGGCTTGTTCAAAGCCGTACAAGGACGCGTGTTGATCTACATTCACAAGGAACGGGAGCTGGACGATGTGGAGCAGCTCTACCCAGCCGAGCATTACCTGTTGATCGACGACAAGCTCCGCATTCTCTCGGCCGTGAAGACAAGATGGGGCTCACGCGTGACCACGGTATTTCCCCGCCAGGGCCACTATGCACTGGACCAGCAGATACTGGCTCGTTTTCCACCGGCCGACGTGACCATCGACCGTATCGGAGATCTGCTCGACCACGATTTCTCGACCGTGCGACGTTGTAAGAACCGAATGAATTGA
- the zwf gene encoding glucose-6-phosphate dehydrogenase has protein sequence MAKSDAIVFFGASGDLAYKKIFPALQAMARRGHLEMPVIGVAKDEWNLERLRSRIRESLIEHGGLDEQAFVKLSGLLRYVCGDYRDKATFERLRTELEGAERPLCYLAIPPSMFSIAIEGLAQAGCLKNARVVVEKPFGRDLASAQALNRTLRAHFPEQAVFRIDHYLGKEPVQNLIYFRFANPFLEAGWNRHHVERVQITMAERFGVAGRGRFYEETGAIRDVAQNHMLMVIASLAMEQPAGSDHKSIRDERVKVLKAIRPLNPSDVVRGQFRGYRREEGVASDSQIETFAALRFHIESDRWAGVPFYVRAGKCLPVTATEVLVEFKRPPCPVLDETEAPLPNHFRFRLNPDVLIALGTKAKVPGELLTGERIELIARHCSGDEMDSYERLLGDAVKGDLTLFGREDGVEAAWRAVEPILGIATPLFEYEEHLGAQGSGSAHRRRRLA, from the coding sequence ATGGCGAAGTCCGACGCGATCGTCTTCTTCGGGGCCAGCGGCGATCTTGCATACAAGAAGATTTTTCCGGCCCTGCAGGCCATGGCGAGGCGCGGTCATCTCGAGATGCCGGTCATCGGGGTCGCCAAGGACGAGTGGAATCTCGAACGGTTGAGGAGCCGGATCCGCGAGAGTCTAATCGAGCACGGTGGGCTGGATGAGCAGGCCTTCGTGAAGTTGTCGGGGCTGCTCCGGTACGTCTGCGGCGATTATCGCGACAAGGCGACCTTCGAACGATTGCGTACAGAACTCGAGGGCGCCGAGCGCCCTCTGTGCTATTTGGCCATTCCTCCGAGTATGTTCTCCATCGCGATCGAAGGGCTGGCGCAGGCCGGGTGTCTGAAGAACGCGCGCGTGGTGGTTGAGAAACCCTTCGGTCGAGACCTGGCTTCCGCGCAGGCGCTCAACCGCACACTTCGCGCCCACTTCCCGGAGCAAGCCGTCTTCCGGATCGACCACTACCTCGGAAAGGAGCCGGTCCAGAACCTCATCTACTTCCGTTTCGCCAATCCATTCCTTGAAGCCGGCTGGAACCGCCACCACGTTGAACGCGTGCAGATCACGATGGCCGAACGCTTCGGCGTCGCGGGCCGCGGCCGCTTCTATGAGGAAACGGGGGCGATTCGGGATGTGGCGCAGAACCACATGTTGATGGTGATCGCGTCATTGGCCATGGAGCAACCGGCCGGGAGCGACCATAAGTCGATTCGGGATGAGCGGGTCAAGGTCCTCAAGGCGATCCGGCCGCTCAATCCGTCGGATGTCGTGCGGGGTCAGTTTCGCGGTTACCGCCGCGAGGAAGGTGTCGCGTCCGATTCGCAGATCGAAACGTTTGCCGCGCTCCGGTTCCATATCGAGAGCGACCGCTGGGCGGGCGTGCCGTTTTATGTGCGGGCCGGCAAGTGTTTGCCCGTGACCGCCACCGAGGTCCTCGTGGAGTTCAAGCGGCCGCCCTGCCCCGTGTTGGACGAAACCGAAGCGCCGCTGCCGAACCACTTTCGTTTTCGGCTCAACCCCGACGTGCTGATCGCCCTCGGTACCAAGGCGAAGGTTCCTGGAGAACTCCTGACGGGAGAACGGATCGAGTTGATCGCGCGTCATTGTTCCGGCGACGAGATGGATTCCTATGAGCGCTTGCTCGGAGATGCCGTCAAAGGTGACCTCACGCTCTTCGGGCGAGAAGACGGCGTAGAAGCCGCGTGGCGTGCCGTAGAGCCGATCCTGGGCATCGCAACTCCGTTATTCGAATATGAGGAACACCTGGGGGCCCAAGGAAGCGGATCGGCTCATCGGAGACGGCGGTTGGCATAA
- a CDS encoding class I SAM-dependent methyltransferase: MTQAQHRASIIEQFTRQAGPFADLPEHSQESAFRLMLESTGVTSRDTVLDVACGPGLVACAFAARAARVTGIDITPAMIDKARQIQRDKGLTNVEWNNADVVPLPYADESFSMVITRYSFHHFLDPFQVFAEMHRVCKKDGVLMVVDVAIQWEKRAAYDHLEKLRDPSHTSACTPEELLGMAERLKLARVTTYWHRLAMELERQLAASFPRPGDDETIRALLRNDIGQDRLGMGAHWVGTEIHFAYPTLILVGRKGMC; the protein is encoded by the coding sequence ATGACACAGGCACAACACCGGGCATCCATCATCGAGCAATTCACCAGGCAAGCCGGTCCCTTCGCGGACCTGCCCGAACATTCGCAGGAGTCTGCCTTCCGGCTCATGCTTGAATCGACCGGCGTCACATCGCGCGATACCGTGCTCGACGTCGCCTGTGGCCCTGGGCTGGTGGCCTGCGCCTTCGCGGCGCGAGCCGCACGGGTCACGGGAATCGACATCACGCCTGCCATGATCGACAAGGCGCGGCAGATCCAAAGGGACAAAGGGCTCACGAACGTGGAATGGAACAACGCCGATGTCGTGCCGCTGCCCTATGCAGACGAATCCTTTTCCATGGTGATCACCAGGTATTCCTTTCATCATTTCCTCGACCCCTTCCAGGTGTTCGCGGAAATGCACCGGGTGTGCAAAAAGGACGGGGTGTTGATGGTCGTCGATGTCGCGATTCAGTGGGAAAAAAGAGCGGCCTACGATCACCTTGAGAAACTGCGGGATCCGTCCCACACCAGCGCCTGCACGCCGGAAGAACTGCTCGGCATGGCTGAACGGTTGAAGCTCGCTCGCGTCACAACCTACTGGCACAGGCTCGCGATGGAACTCGAGCGGCAATTGGCTGCATCGTTTCCTCGTCCCGGCGACGACGAGACGATCCGCGCACTCTTGCGCAACGATATCGGACAGGACCGTCTTGGGATGGGCGCCCATTGGGTCGGTACGGAAATCCATTTCGCTTACCCCACGCTCATCCTCGTCGGGAGGAAGGGAATGTGCTGA